The following nucleotide sequence is from Candidatus Zixiibacteriota bacterium.
CTCATTCAGTCGTTACCGGTTATGCTCGGCGATATTCCGGATGTGTCATTGTCCGCCGATTGGACGTATCTCTGCAACCAGGCCCGGAGCGATCTGCTGGCTTCTCCGTCCGTGGTCCTCACTCGTCTGAAAGAAGTTCTGGCTCTTCTGCGCAGAACGGACAACGCCCGCCTGTTTATGGTGTCCAACACACAGGATCGCACTGCGGCGATGCCGGGGATCGAGGGTCTGACTAATAAACTGGCCAGGGAGCGTTCGACGCGGCAGAGTTACAGCGCCACCCGCCGGGTTCTGGCCCGCCTGAACGAACGCGACAACAACGCCGGCAGCCCAATCATCTATGCCGGGCTGGTTCATCAGGGAACCCAGAATGGTGTTCTGATCTTCTCGGCCCGCATTGCCGATGAGTTTGACACGACAACCGGTGCCGTTATCAACTGCCTGTCCGGCAAACTGTATGGCGGCCGCGGCCCGCACGGACTGTTCACCCGCACCTGGGCCGCGGGCCTGGCCTACAGCAACGGTTACACGTTTAGCCAGCAGACCGGCCGAGTAAACTACTATGCCGAGCGTTGCCCGGATGTGGCCGAGACGATGCGCTTCGTGGTCAACGAACTGAAGAACGCCAAGCCCGACTCGAGCCTCGTCGACTACGCTATTGCCCAGATTTTCCGCTCATCTCGTTCCCAGGGGCGCTACGAGCAACGCGCCGAGGCGATGGCCGCCGACCTGGCCGACGGCTTCACACCGGAAGTAGTCAGGCGCTACAGTGAAAAGGTGTTGCAGATGCGCCGAAATCCCGACCTTTTAAGCAAACTCGAGGGGCAGATGCGAGACGCTTATGGCCCGGTGCTGGTCGGCTACGGACCACCACCGGAGAAAACCACGGACAGTTACTTCTTCTTGATCGGCCCGGAACCGCAGTTCCAGTCGCTCGAAGAGTATATCGCGTCTGAGGAAGGCCCGCACAAAATACATCGCCTATACCCGCGAGACTTCTGGCTGACTCCGTAAACAAGAAAGAGCGGCTTTGAAGTGCTGCGTAAGAGTTGCGGCAGAGCCTGCCCCGGACTTGATCCGGGGTCCTTGTCCGGACCCGATGAAAGAGGGACCGGACCGAGACCTGCCGCCGCGAGCGCTGTCGGGCGACCCTGCCCGACAGCCGTGGCCGGCGTACCTCCCGGTGCGCCAGCTTCTCGACACCGCGCTGGTGGACGAGGACGTCCACCAGTCACGGAATTCACTGAATAATCAGCCGGCTACTGCTTCGCTGCAGCCTTGGCTTCCGCTTCGGCCTTCATCCAATCTTCCATCGCCTGGCGCGTCTTGTCGGTAATTGAATGAAGCTGGGCTACTACCGCCGTGTCAGTGGATGTCGTAATACCGAGTTCGCCACCAGTGAACTCGACATTCTCCCACGACACTCTGTCCATCGGTACCTCGGACCAGGCCTTGCACATGCCGCACTTAGGATGCTCAGCTTCAGTCGGCATTGCCATCCAGCGCTTTTGCATCTCGGCTGAGGCCGCCTTCCACTTCTCTTTCCACTCCGGCTTGTACGTCGTTACCGATATCGAGCCGTTCTTGATATTGTAGTTCTCCCAGCCGAGGTTCTCCATTAAACCCTCGGTCTGAGTCAGCGGCTGACAGTAGTAGCAGTTGGCCGGATCAAGCCACTTCTCGCCTTCCTGCGCCTGAAGCGTGTAGGCGACTATCGCCACTACCGCCATCGCAAGCATGACAACCAACGATTTCCTCATCATGGTCTCCTTAGTTTGAAAGACTCATTTATGTTTTAGGGAACTTGGTGTCCATTTCCCATAATCGGTTTTGCTATCAACTTTTTAGTTTAGTCATTTCAGTTAGGACAAGCAATCCCTTTGAGTGAAATAACTCACAGTCTTTTGCGCGCGGAACTTGATCGATGTAACACATTGATATTAACTCGGATAACTCGAATTTCATAAAGTGCTGCTTTGGGGTGGAAGATATCCGGCGGACCCGTCCGACTATAAGTTGACTGGCTTGCCTGTCGCGCCTATAATGGCGCACAACACGAACGGTTTGCGTGAAAACGCCGTCAGGCGCGGTTGAAATCGGAGGATACGAATCGATGCGGCATATCGGACTCATCACCAGCGGCGGCGATTGCGGCGGCCTCAACGCTGTAGTAAAGGGTGCGGCCCAGATGGCCACCCGCAAGGGGCTATCGGCTTACGCCATCCCTAACGGTTACGCCGGCCTGTACAATCTCGTGGACATGGACTACCTCGTTGAGCTGACCCCCTCGCGCCTCGACACCTTCAGTATCGGACAAGCGGGCTCCGAGGCGGGCCACTCGCGGGTGAAGATCGCGAAGATCAAAGATGAGAAAAAGTACGAGCGCATCAAGGCCGGGCTGGCTAAGTTTCAAATCGACGGCCTGGTCATCAGCGGCGGCGATGACACCGGCGCGGTGGTGGCCGATCTCGCGGCGCGTGGCATTCGCTGTGTGCATGCGCCGAAGACTATGGACCTCGACCTGGTCTCGTACTCGGTCGGCGGCGACTCGACTATAAACCGGATCGGATTTTTCGTTCGAGAATTGAAAACCACTGGCCGCACCCACAACCGCGTGATGGTAGTCGAGGTGTTCGGCCGCTACGCCGGGCACACGGCGTTTCGCGGCGGGGTCGCGGGCGAGGCCGACGCTATTCTGATTCCCGAAATTCCTGTGGATTTCGACGAACTCTACCGCCACTGCAAGAAAGTTTTCACCAAGCGCATCATCGAGTCCGATGTCAAAGCCGGCACCTATACTGTAGTCGTAGCTGAGGGCTTGAAAGATGCATCGGGAAAGGAGATGTACGATGACTCCGCCGGGCTGGACACTTTCGGTCACAAAAAGCTCGCGGGCGCGGGACGCTATGTAGAACAGGAACTGAAGAAACGGCTCATAGCCGATGTCGAAATCAAGCAGTTCATGATCCGGCAGGGGATGTACGTGGACGGTCTGTTCGAAGTGCCCGAAGTCAGAACCGTGGTGCCGTCGCACCTGGTTCGTTCCGGAACGACCTCCGCGTACGACGCCAATTTCGGCATGGTAGCCGGCGCCAACGCCGTGGTTTTGTTGCTTCGTGATTTCTCAGGCGTGACCGTGACCGGATTCTCGAATAACACCGCCTGGTACATGGATATTA
It contains:
- a CDS encoding 6-phosphofructokinase, giving the protein MRHIGLITSGGDCGGLNAVVKGAAQMATRKGLSAYAIPNGYAGLYNLVDMDYLVELTPSRLDTFSIGQAGSEAGHSRVKIAKIKDEKKYERIKAGLAKFQIDGLVISGGDDTGAVVADLAARGIRCVHAPKTMDLDLVSYSVGGDSTINRIGFFVRELKTTGRTHNRVMVVEVFGRYAGHTAFRGGVAGEADAILIPEIPVDFDELYRHCKKVFTKRIIESDVKAGTYTVVVAEGLKDASGKEMYDDSAGLDTFGHKKLAGAGRYVEQELKKRLIADVEIKQFMIRQGMYVDGLFEVPEVRTVVPSHLVRSGTTSAYDANFGMVAGANAVVLLLRDFSGVTVTGFSNNTAWYMDIKDAIKQRLVDLNEVACFEQLGFTFGRMRPEYEPFCKKETRLPQRIY